The region tattatgtatatagactgatgatcacatctcatggatcatggataaggagttatcaagtcttaaacataggtatgaatgttaagagtaatatttatactggattgacccgctatgagaatactatatagaatgttatgcaaagtgtcataagttattctcatggtgataatggtgtatgccacccttcgacctgaaaccactatggaccctagatgtagagtcgagtgccttattgctgaccaaacattgtccgtaactggatgaccataaagacagttgatggatactccacgaagcatgttgagggacatgagtgacctagatggtattttcccatcctgcgtaacaggataaatgtctacaggcccaatattaaactgaacaaggatgacacggtctatgccttgtgttcaatatagacataagggaaaaagggtaattgtatacataagtattatcacaaaaggatttttcagatcacatgacatttttgtgtcttgggtagcagtgatgtgttgctagatatctCTCACTGTTTATCATGTTAAAAATGTGActtaatataattgccaatgccgcgaaaacctacagggtcacacacaaaaggatggattgatgagagatagagtaactaaggaacaccataaggtatggtgcacttaagtgaattgtagaacatcataaggtacggtgtacttaagtagaatacgaaatatggtaaggtatcacacgcttaagtgattttggcacattataagatatgggccacatacacttaagtgggctttttagcttgcaacccacacaaatggttctataaatagaacccttgtgcagaagcattggtgaagttgtaatttcgtttctctctctctctctcactcaaagccttcattcgtagcagctagcactgagattgaaggaatctgttcgtgtggactgagtaaaggcgttgtcaccattcaacggtcgtgatcgctccgtagatctgcatcaaaggtttcaatcgccacgagaggtaacaattctatcactgatcatgcccattcgtaaggatcactaaaggggaaatttttaaattccgctgcattttggatcgctcttctccttcaataTGTTAGTATTGAAGATGCATATGAGGTTCCTGAAATTATGCTAAGTATTTATACAGAGAAACTGGAAGTACTGGGTAAACTCTTAGTTGAGTTAGGAAATATGAAGAGCAGTGGGATTGACCTTCTTCCTACTGTAAAATTTCAAGGCTGGGAAAGTTTCTTCAAATGTCTTCAAGGCCCAATTTTCTTCAACTTGGTGAGAGAATTTTGGATAAGCACGAAATCTTCTTCTTTTCAAGTTACCTCTTTCCTGTTTGGAAAAAAGATAATGATATTTGAGAAGATGATAGTCAAACTCATTGGACATTATGGGTCTGGTATAAGGTGTGAACAAATGGTGGAAAAGGAATCCAATTTGACTGAGATTCTAAAGTGATTTTTGCCTCTAGAATACACTATAGCAAGGTCAATGATCTTATTCCTCATTTGAAGGTTTGGGATAGAATCCTTTTTCAATGCATTAATCCCATACCATCTACCAACTCCTCTGACAACATCAATGGTGACCAACAATATATCCTTTACTATATTAAATTTGAAAAGAAGGTGAATCTTCTTGCACTTCTGTTTCAACATCTAAGGGATAATGTAAGGGACACCAGAGATGGTAACAAAAGGACAAAGAGATACATTCCTATGGGAAGACCTCtaatggcttcaaatgctctccAAATCACGCTTGATGCTGTAAAAATCATACTTGCAATGCCAATTTTTGTAACCCTTACAAAAGTGCATAATTTCCCCTTAAAAAAGCTCAGAATGCATCAGACGCGTCAGAAAAAGCTCAGAAAAAGGGTTCATCGCGCGCATGATGACCTGTATTGCACGCGCGATGCAATTAGTAGAAATTTATCACGTGCGCGATGTTGCGCGTAATTATTCCAGTAGTTGCACACGTTTGCTCCCTTTTTCACTTGATTTTTCACCAAGTCCAATTTCTTCACACTTAACTATTTCTTTCTCAATTTtttggtctttcttcttcattttagcTCATCTTTCACTTGTTTTAATCTGATTCTTCGACTAAATTCATGCAATGACGGATTGTCATTAGGTACTTAGTAACTTTTGGCATATTCAGAAAAATGTTCTGAGGACCAAAATCGTTGACGTCGTTTGTGCGCCTTAGTTGCCCTTCATAAGTAGAAGAAACAACACAAAACTCCTCGTGGGCCAAAAGAGTAAGAGGTTTGGCCAGAAAGTAATTAGACTTAAAATATTTCCAACTATCAACGTAGACTTTGAAGACTCAGTTTTAGACACGACAAAAGGAAACAATCATGTGGCCAACAACACCTTTTGAAGTAGTACACACTTCAAAAAGATTGAATAAAATATCTTGAGAGGGCAACCCCGTTTTCTCCTATTATTCGTACCGATATTAAAATACTTGCATGAAGCCCCAAGCACAAGGATGAGGTTACGAAGGGGGGTATGAAGATGATTCAAAACCTCCTTCTCGAAATGGGTTAGTGGAAGACGAACTCCTAAATCCTGAAAAATACAAGCATATAAAGGGACAGATAATCCCTCGAATATGGGAAAATCCTTTTTTTGGATGAAATCGGTGATATTTCCTAATTAGAAGAAACCCCTATTTCTAAATGATCAAATGAAATCTCCTCCCATAGAACAAAAACAAACCCATGGACTAAATACGATGGTTGGACCCAAGAGTAATCTTCTATGTCGATCGCCACCATCAACACTGATGAGACAAACGAGATTGGAAGATTTGGGGAATGAGGTGAAATGATACGGAGAAGATAAGAAAATATAAAACAACTGCAAATTGAGAAATTTCACCTAAACTCTTGTAGGGAAAATAACATGAAGATCAACATCCTAGATCAAACCATCTAAGGGtaacacgcttcctgtcccatCGGCCCACTCAATCAAAAGTAGGGTAATCGATTTCTAACCTATGTATCTAAGGTGACGTTTTGACGGCTTAGTGAGACACCAAATCAGAAACAAAGAAACATTAAATGCTTTGTTTATTCCTGCAAAGTACTCTAAACATTTCCAATTGTTTATGCATCAGGTGTACGTCTTTGATACGGCCGACCAATAGTGCTAAAAGACCTTTCGGTTCCTAAGACCCCGGGAAGTCTTGGGGGCAACTGTTTCGAGTTGATCATATCCATTTTTTCCCGACCACCATAAGACGCAACATCTCAGATCTAAGTCAGACGTTTATTAAACCTCTAGGGAATTCTCCTGACCACTGGATCCCAGAAACCTGGAAGTAAGGGGATTTGCGTCCTCAATGCATCCAATGGTCCTCCGCCTTTCACGCTGAGAGGATAGCAAGGTGGTTATTCTGCTCACTTGTATATGCAGATGGTGCCATTTTCGATAACAAGTTTAAAATACAATTTTAATACTCTTTCATCATTCAGATATTGACTTGAGTGTCAGAATGTTaaccttgcaggtacacccctTGCATTAGAAGCTCCCTTCCGCCGCAACTTCAGTGACTCTACATATTTCTAGTTTCATAACGgaaaaaaatatatatacttCACTTCATATATGAATTGGGCATGGGATGTGGTGCTTTGACGGTATTATATATTGCACTTAGAGAGGCAACTATCTTTGAGGTGAGGCAATTTGTCAGTTATATGAATCTATTTCAGGTATGaatatttattatgttttatATATTTAGTTCTTATTTGTCAAATACATTTCATATATATAATTTCCTCTCCTTATGCAGTGTTGGATATACGAGCATTTCTCGTCCATTTGTGACAGGCATGATTGTGGCCTTATCACCGATGGATTGTCACGGGTCACCAGATGGTGGGCCAGTCATTCTCATTCAGGAGATCTTCAAGAGTACATGTGAAGGATCGGTGTGTTAATTATAGATGATATCATATAGACACCCTAAGTAGACCATAGAGTGCATCGGGACTTTGATGACACTGTCGTGTTCTCGAGTTATCAGCGATGGCAGAGTTCAATGGCTAGATATTTACTTAAGAGGTGTTTGTGCAAGTTTGAGTAGGTGTAGAGCATCCCTTGACTAGTCCACGTTCTTCCATCTGAGGGCCTTGATAGATGGTTTATTTCTAAATTATCAGTAGTGCCATTGCTATTAGAGAAAATGCAATAGAGGTGTAGTTCTTTGGATAGTATCTGGATGGTTAATTAAAGTGGTACTTTAGAGTATCACACCCTCACATTGTCCCACCAATTGTAGATGATGATGAACCTTCCCATGTTTGAGGACCTTCAAATGATGTGTCATTGCCTCCACCTAATATGGTTGAACAACAACGACTGTAGATGATGGCACTTCTTTCTGATAACCCTGTGAGTTTGGTAAATCCAAATGGTGAAATTTATGCTTTGGCATCACATATAACACACATTGACCGTGGTGGGTCTGTATAAATTTTATTATGTGTATTATTTTGATTTTGTAACGAATTATTTGTATATATTGACATTTTATCTTAACTTTTCATTAGATGAAAATTAGCATTACAATATTGCATGATGAACATAACTTAACACGAACATAGCTTAATATAACTTAACAAGAAAATAACATGAACAAAACTTAAACAGTATTGAATGATTCATGATGTTAACATCTCAATAAAATCATCAACAGATCTCACAATTGTTGCATCAACCTCGATCAGGCCATTTGTTTCGTATCGATGATATGTATTCCACGTAACCCTCAAATCTTCATCGGTATTCAACCAAAGTTGTTGAACTTCACATTTCCTTCATTACCAATCAATAGTGATTGATACTCAATCTTAACCACATTTGTGTTGTTCGTATGGTGCAAGAGATTATCCAGTTTAAATTTCAGAATCTATGAGTCTAAAATCATTGAAGGTTTCACACCGTTGAAGTACCACATGTGTCCTCTCTAAAATGTTTATCTTAACAACATAGAGTATAATACACTTTTATACAAGTTTTAAATTATTATGGACCACACAAAACTGTAGTTCAATTACAACTCTACAAAGTATAGGCAAAATCTCAACCATTGAAATATAACGCTACCAGATATTTCAAAGTTATGTAAAAATTCTTTTATTCAATGATATTTTTGAGAAATCCGATAAAAATTGTCAAACATCGAATATTTTCTCACGAGATAACGTTTCTACACCTTATTAATgaaaaattgagaagaatatttTTACTATAAAAAAATGGTGTTATGTTCAACTCAAGGGATTGCAGGATAAATCCTCCCAATGTCTTTTGTATTAGTTTGGTTTTATAGCAAATTATTTGTATAGTATTGACATTTTATCTTAACTTTTCATTAAATTAAAATTAGCATTACAATATTGTGTGATGAATATAATTTAAATAGTACCGGATAATTTAGGATGTTTTAACATCTCGATAAAATCATCAACATATCTCATAATTGTTGCATCCACTTCAATCGGACGATTTATTTCGTATCAATAATATATGTTCCGCATAATCCtcaaatcttcatcaatcttcaacTCAAAATTATTGAACTTCACATTTCTTTCATTATCAATCAATAATGAACCATACTTGATCTTAACCACAATTTTGTTGAGGGTGTGATGCAAGAAATTGTCCaatttgaattttaaaataacAAAAGGAGTGTTTTCTATGAGCCTAAAATCACATGAGACTTCACACTGTTGAAATACCAAATGTGTCATCTCTAGAATATTTATCTTAACAATAGAGTGTAATACACTTTTATACAAATTTTAAATTATTATGGATCAGACAAAACTATCGTTCAATTACAACTCTACAAAAGTATAGACAAAACATCAACCATTGAAGTATAACACTACCATATGTTTCAAAGTTATGTAAAAAAAGTGTAATATTCAATGATATTTTTGAAAAACCCCATAAAAGTTGTCAAGGATCGAATATTTTGAAATGTCAGTTAAAAATGCATACCAggttttttttttatttgtcAACTGGATTTTTCTCATGGGATAACATTTCAGCACCTTAttaatgaaaaaaatgaaaagaatattTTTGCTATTAAAAATAATGGTGTTAGGTACAACTCAAGGGATTGCAGGATAAATCCTCCTAATGTCTTTGTTTTTCCCTTCTCTATGCAGAATACAAGTATGAAACTGATTTCTTTCAATAAAACTGAGTATAGAGTTTTAATATCACAATTGTTGGGAAAAAAAGTTAACATAACAAAATAAGTTCAGTATCACTCAGCAATCCATTGAGATAACGTTAGCATATACGGTGAAATCCAATGTCCTAACCAAGTTTATAACCTATGTGACTTTGATACTATCTGTATCACTTCTCGAAACATAAAATGCTGCATCATAGATTATCAAGCCGATAATAATCCATGTGCCTTCTTAACTAATGAATGGAGTACAACTGCTACAATGCTATTATATAGAGCAATTGGAACAAGCATAAATCGATTGCAAAGATTATGTTGTCTAGAGAGCTTAAATTGCGTAATAGCCTAAGTAGCAGAAATCCCAAGACAGTAACAAAAATCGTAGCAGCTCTTCTTAGTCGACCTAGTCTAGTAATATTTAGCAATAGGAATCATCAAAAACATTTCTTTAAACAGCATATACCTATAATGCTGTAAAAATGTCGAAGAATGCATGTTATAAAATCCACAGGTGGATATGCCCAGAATCAGACTAGCAGAGTTTTTAAAATGGTCTACATTTGCAATTTGGGCCAGAACATAAGGTTTTGCTACCTCTGCTACCATATTGCAACTGTGACTGAAACCACATCCGCCCTATTAGACATCGATTCTCAGCAATACGCACAGCCGCGAGGCGGCGACAATTTAAAGCCTCAATAATAATAACTTATCTTAGAGACATGCAGTTTTATAGTAAACAATTGAAACAACCTCAATAATCTTTAAAATATGAATTGCAATTTCTACATCCGATGAACATCAGCTGCACAACCAATCCCCTAGCACCTAGCCTACACAAGAGAAAAAGCATTCAAAACCTTGACACCATAAGAGGGAATAAAAACAGACAGTATTAAGAGAGCCCGTGCAAAAAGAACTAGAACCAACTTCTAAAGACAGTTTTGTGCATGAGCCCCCTATCAacaaattaaaagaaaataatcatttaaaaaaCAAAGAACCTGAGAGTGGTGAAAGTATTAGTAGAGATAAGTTTAAGAACAGAGGAATCGAGAATAAAAGCAGTAGAAAAGGGAGAGACCAAAAATCACAGCATGATAGGAAAATGCGCAAGTATCTGGCCACTTACACATGGCGGCATGAAAATGAGGAAGAAATAAAAACTACCAGCAACCAGTTCAGGAAGAATATTAAAGCTGGTGACTGATAGCATTTTAAAAGAGAAGCAGAAAAATCAGCCATTATCACTCATAGATTCATGCAGTAGAAAATTGGGAAATGTCATATCCAAAAACCAACAGAGGCAAAAACTTTGCAGGCAGAGCAAACAACAAAAGAGGTAGTCATAGCCACACTCCCAAATGGCCAAATGCTCTAACTGCATAGCTGCAAACCAAATACAACCTGAAAATCAGGTCTCAAGAGGATATCCTAATTTACACTAGCAAAGCTTATCGAATTTTCCATCGAGAGAACGTAGGAAGCACTGCAACTCAGCAATGCAGATAGTGGAAAATAGCATATTGTTAAAATTCCTCTATGCAATAGTGCTATAGCACCTCTATAGCAACTATTTGACAACATTTTCTACTAAATAGTATATTGCGGAACAATAGCGGTTTTTTGTCCAAATTCCTCTACGCTATAGCCGTATAGCGCCGCTATAGGATAGTTAACATCATTGCTCAGTACTGCAATTAATTAATCAAAACTataaaaaaaatctgaaaaatgAAAAACCATAAAAAATGTCGCCCTTTCAGCTATCCAAACTAGTAAAAACAATTCTTCGAAGCCCCTGACTAAAAAAATATATGTTTCAGTTATAGAGTTCATCAAAGCTATACTTATAGAATCAACAAAATTGACTTCACTAACCAATCACCCCTCCCAATATCAAGCAGAATATAGTCCACCACACCAGAAAATAACTTTTTATTTCCCATTCATGATTGGAATACCAAATAACCTAGCAAACTACTAACTGTTTATGAATAAACTATTAATATGACAAACGATAAAATAACGTCAAACTATTTTCATAAGATGTCCTAGAAAGCTCATGGAAATAAGCAGAAACAACTTATGGACATGGCACAAGATGTTTTCAAAAGCTCTTAAATAATCTTACATCTGTTTGTGCTAGTTGATAAGCTCAAACAACAAACATATTAAACAAAATAGAAACATAGTGAATTTAAACTGCAATTAAGGCTCCAACTCAACCAATTCGAGAACACAAACCTTACCATTCCCTTCTCTTCACCAATTCTTCGATAAACCTCACCGTCAGTTGAATTTCACCATACAGCACAAAACACAACCTTAACCTATGtcaaaacagaaaattaaaataataatcaGCAAAAACATCAAGGCTTCTCTTCTCTTTCCCTGTTCCATTGCTCGATCCTCGCTCGCCTTTCCTCGCTCCCTTCCCTCGCCGAACTACCATTTCTTCGCCTTCCCCCTTCCTCCCTACTATCTCTATTCCTCTCCCTATCCCTATCCCTATCCCCATCCCTATCCCTATTTCTATCCCTATCACTACTTCTTCCACCACGGGAATCATAATCTCTATCTCTATCACGTGGCCTCTCTCGATCTCTGCTTCTCCTTCTCCGGCGAGGACTATTACTCCGACTCCTGCTTCGGCTCCTTTGAGAAGAAAACAGTTTTCTCCTCAGTTCCCTTCCAATTTTCTTCACATGCATGAAATTACAATAACCACCACGGTTACAACTATTCTCCTCATACTGCCGACAAGTAGCCTCACGAAAATCTGTCACCGGAGAAAAATCAGCAAGAATAGGACGACCAGAGTAAAATCTACCGTGCAACGAAGCAAGCGCAGCCGCGGCATGATCCTCCTCACGAAACAGAACGTAAACATTACCGATCATATGATCGGCGAGATTATCACAAACGTTTAGGGTTTCGATGTACCCGAATTTAGAAAGCTCTAGAAAGATATCTTCGTAGAAATCTTCGAAGTGTTGCTGGATCTGACGCGGATCGATAGGTTGACCGTTGGGATCGACACCGGGAGTGATGATATCGGGACGTTGGTACATGTTGGAGAGAAGAAGAGTTGGCGAAATGGTTGGACGGTTGTGGAGACGCGAACAACGGTCGCCGTGTCTACACGCGCCGATCTTGAAGTAGAATGGACAGTTAACTCTGTCTTTCTCTGTGCCGAATATTGAGGCTAGGTGTTCCGCCATTTTTTTTATTGTTAAGGGATTTGAAGAATAGATTGAATTGGATCTGAGATGGAGGCTTATTTATGGCGGATTTGGAATGGACAACAACTTAACTTAACTGCGATGAGTCGTGAGCGTTCCCAGTTTAATAAACCTACCTGGTTCGGATTGGATGAATGTTGAACTTTGACCAAATTCACGaaatttttgtttatttaatataattttttCTTTACGAAGTTTTTCATTTATTAAATATAATTTTGGATGAAGATGAGGATTTAATTGAGCCCCTCAACATTGGAGCACTTAAATAATACCATTAGATTTAATCAATGGTTAGGTTTGTTTGAAAATAGAATGAGAgaatttatttgtttttcttcATAGGAATCTTCTTCTATTCTTAAAAAATTTGCAAAAAAATATTGAtagtaaataaaaaaaattcaatgaATTCTTAGGGTTTGCAATTTATAAATATACATCTATTGTT is a window of Lathyrus oleraceus cultivar Zhongwan6 chromosome 6, CAAS_Psat_ZW6_1.0, whole genome shotgun sequence DNA encoding:
- the LOC127091626 gene encoding splicing factor U2af small subunit B gives rise to the protein MAEHLASIFGTEKDRVNCPFYFKIGACRHGDRCSRLHNRPTISPTLLLSNMYQRPDIITPGVDPNGQPIDPRQIQQHFEDFYEDIFLELSKFGYIETLNVCDNLADHMIGNVYVLFREEDHAAAALASLHGRFYSGRPILADFSPVTDFREATCRQYEENSCNRGGYCNFMHVKKIGRELRRKLFSSQRSRSRSRSNSPRRRRRSRDRERPRDRDRDYDSRGGRSSDRDRNRDRDGDRDRDRERNRDSREEGGRRRNGSSAREGSEERRARIEQWNREREEKP